In a genomic window of Gemmatimonadaceae bacterium:
- a CDS encoding endonuclease MutS2: protein MNAHALNILELPRVLDVVAGSATSELGAEHVRGLTPAADAAHLDREHARVAAMRAAAGGDDAWRPHPVPDLATPLNRLRVEGAAWSGPDLVAGAVLLRSSRLTQAELRDARRPAVVGAVLSPLLDALFAQPSVEAAIDKALQDDGVVKDDASPALRHLRRELRAAHDTLIRILEREMERLDSHHRVPDASLTVRNGRYVIPVRRGGQVAAGGIVHDTSATGGTLFVEPAAAVEFGNRIRELEYEEIAEVDRILLALTDTLRPHRDSMIAAFAALVELDSLFARARFADTYQCAPAHLVDARAGFKIHDGRHPLLLAQGVNVVPFDLAMTANERTLLVSGPNTGGKTVLLKALGLLSALAQSGVPAPVGAGSSIPRFDDVFADVGDEQSIEASLSTFSAHVKNLGEILRLATAHSLVLIDELGSGTDPTEGAALGWAILENLTSRGTLTVATTHLGALKELAGQVDGVVNASLQFDAAALAPTYRLIKGVPGRSYGISIARRLLLPDSVVERAEERVPQRERELAALVEQLERRDEELAAREREAAVILEDARQRMANLGQRERNVRERERVAERDARQDTRRYLLDARAEIERTIRDLKARAAGELDEAGREARQRAEQLAAKQNVELERLEREESNVKRRDTPREVKSGAIAAGSPVAVATLGGKIGRVMELRDGDAVVVVGALKLTVERSSLTPVEATELHEVSGWTGDLPDVHVPSEIDVRGLRPDEAEAAVLQALDGAVRADLRMLRIIHGKGTGALRDRVGEMLRKDTRVREFRLGAWNEGGAGVTVAELA, encoded by the coding sequence GTCGGAGCTTGGCGCCGAACACGTGCGCGGGCTCACCCCGGCGGCCGACGCCGCCCACCTCGACCGCGAACACGCGCGAGTCGCCGCGATGCGCGCCGCGGCCGGCGGCGACGACGCGTGGCGCCCGCACCCCGTTCCCGACCTCGCCACCCCGCTGAACCGGTTGCGAGTCGAAGGCGCCGCGTGGAGCGGCCCCGATCTCGTCGCGGGAGCCGTGCTCCTCCGTTCGTCGCGCTTGACACAGGCCGAGTTGCGCGACGCGCGGCGGCCGGCCGTGGTGGGCGCAGTGCTCTCGCCCTTGCTCGACGCGCTCTTCGCGCAGCCGTCGGTCGAGGCGGCGATCGACAAGGCGCTGCAGGACGACGGCGTGGTCAAGGACGACGCGTCGCCCGCGCTCCGGCACCTCCGTCGCGAGCTGCGCGCCGCCCACGATACGCTCATTCGCATTCTCGAACGCGAGATGGAGCGTCTCGACTCGCATCATCGCGTGCCCGATGCCTCGCTGACCGTGCGCAACGGCCGCTACGTCATTCCCGTGCGGCGTGGCGGCCAAGTCGCGGCCGGCGGCATCGTCCACGATACCTCGGCCACGGGCGGCACGCTGTTCGTCGAGCCGGCGGCGGCGGTGGAGTTCGGAAACCGGATCCGCGAGTTGGAATACGAGGAGATCGCGGAGGTCGATCGCATTCTGCTCGCCCTCACCGACACGCTGCGGCCGCACCGCGATTCAATGATCGCGGCGTTCGCCGCGTTGGTCGAGCTGGACAGCTTGTTCGCGCGGGCGCGCTTCGCGGACACCTATCAGTGCGCCCCGGCACACCTCGTCGACGCGCGAGCAGGATTCAAGATCCACGACGGGCGGCATCCGCTCCTGCTCGCGCAGGGCGTGAATGTGGTCCCGTTCGACCTGGCGATGACCGCCAACGAGCGAACGCTCCTCGTGTCGGGGCCGAACACGGGCGGCAAGACCGTGCTGCTCAAAGCGCTCGGGCTGCTCTCGGCCCTCGCGCAGTCAGGCGTGCCGGCGCCGGTCGGCGCCGGATCCAGCATCCCGCGCTTCGACGACGTGTTCGCCGACGTAGGCGACGAGCAATCGATCGAGGCGAGTCTGTCCACGTTCAGCGCCCACGTGAAGAACCTCGGCGAGATTCTTCGCCTCGCGACCGCCCACTCGCTCGTGCTGATCGACGAGCTCGGGTCGGGCACGGACCCGACGGAGGGCGCGGCACTCGGGTGGGCGATTCTCGAGAACCTCACGTCGCGTGGGACGCTCACGGTCGCGACGACGCATCTCGGCGCGTTGAAGGAACTGGCCGGACAGGTGGACGGAGTCGTGAACGCGTCGCTCCAATTCGACGCGGCCGCGCTCGCGCCCACGTATCGGTTGATCAAGGGTGTGCCCGGGCGATCGTACGGCATCTCGATCGCGCGCCGATTGCTCCTCCCCGACAGCGTGGTCGAGCGCGCCGAAGAGCGTGTGCCGCAACGCGAGCGCGAGTTGGCCGCGCTGGTCGAGCAGCTCGAGCGCCGCGACGAGGAGCTCGCCGCGCGCGAACGCGAAGCCGCCGTGATCCTCGAGGACGCGCGGCAGCGAATGGCGAATCTGGGGCAACGCGAGCGGAACGTCCGCGAACGAGAGCGCGTCGCCGAACGCGACGCGCGGCAGGACACGCGTCGGTATCTCCTGGACGCACGCGCCGAGATCGAGCGCACGATCCGCGACCTCAAAGCGCGCGCGGCCGGTGAGCTCGACGAAGCCGGGCGTGAAGCGCGCCAACGCGCCGAGCAACTCGCGGCGAAGCAAAACGTCGAGCTCGAGCGCCTCGAGCGCGAAGAGTCGAACGTCAAACGCCGGGACACGCCGCGCGAGGTCAAGTCCGGGGCGATTGCCGCCGGCTCGCCGGTCGCCGTCGCGACGCTCGGCGGCAAGATCGGCCGCGTGATGGAGCTGCGCGACGGCGACGCCGTGGTGGTCGTCGGCGCGCTCAAGCTGACCGTCGAGCGCTCGTCGCTCACCCCGGTCGAGGCCACCGAGTTGCACGAGGTGAGCGGCTGGACAGGAGATCTGCCGGACGTGCACGTTCCGTCGGAGATCGACGTGCGCGGCTTGCGGCCCGACGAGGCCGAGGCGGCGGTGCTTCAAGCTCTCGACGGCGCGGTGCGGGCGGATTTGCGAATGCTCCGAATCATCCACGGGAAGGGGACCGGCGCGCTGCGCGACCGCGTGGGCGAAATGCTGCGCAAGGACACGCGCGTCCGTGAGTTTCGACTTGGCGCGTGGAACGAGGGCGGTGCCGGCGTGACCGTGGCGGAGCTGGCGTGA